The following is a genomic window from Coriobacteriaceae bacterium.
GCTGAAAGCGGTTTACGACCCGAAGGCCTCCGTCCCGCACGCGGCGTCGCTGCGTCAGGGTTCCCCCCATTGCGCAAGATTCCCCACTGCTGCCTCCCGTAGGAGTCTGGGCCGTGTCTCAGTCCCAATCTGGCCGGTCGGTCTCTCAACCCGGCTACCCGTTGTCGGCACGGTGGGCCGTCACCCCGCCGTCTACCTGATGGGCCGCGGAGCCATCCCCTCCCGTCGGGGCTTTAGCCGGGGTGCCATGCGGCACCCCGGGGTATCCGGTATTACCCGTCCTTTCGGGCGGCTATCCCGGGGGAGGGGGCAGGTTCTCCACGTGTTACTCAGCCGTTCGCCACTCGCTTCCACCCGGAGGTGGGTGCCGTTCGACTTGCATGTGTTAGGCGCGCCGCCAGCGTTCATCCTGAGCCAGGATCGAACTCTCCGTCCAAAATATATGGGCTTCGAGCCCGTCCGGTCCTCACAACTATTAGCTGATCGGTTCCGTTCGATTCATATGGTTCTATTTGATAGGAAAAGGAATTTCTCGGGGCCGCCTCTCGGCGGCCTTGCGAAAAACAAATCCAAGTTAGACCATTTCAAATGGTTCGATGTCTGCCCGGATGCGACACATCTGGTGTGTCCATCCTCGCAGTATCCGGTTCTCAAGGTGCACGCCTTCGCGGCTCATCCGGTTCCACCGGGCCGCGCGGCAAGGAGATATATTGCCAGACCGGAGGGGCGTCCGGGGCGGGAATCTGGGCGCACACATTTCCTACACATTTTGGGATTCAGCTGACGTTTGCCAGCCGTTACCTACCATTCACCGAGCGCGTCTTTATGGAGAGCGGTCTCATGGCTAGAGCGGATAGGCTCCCCTAGCTAAAGCGCAACCGGCATCGAGTAGCTCATCGCGCTCCTCCACCGAAAAGCCCTCGGCGTATACGCGCACAACCGGCTCGGTCCCACTCGGACGAACCAGCAACCACGTGTCATCCTCAAATGCCAAACGCAAACCATCCATATGGCTCACGCTCTGTGGGACCTTGCCGCATATCGACTTGGGATTTATACCCGGAAGCAGCGTTCGCAGCGACTCGGCGTCCTCGGCTTCGAGGCGCAAATCGCGGCGCCCGTAGCTCGTCTTGCCAAAACTGGCCTCGAGCTGATCAACCAGAACGCCCAAAGGCGCGCCCGTTTTTGCCATAAGCTCACACAGAATCAGACAGGCAAGGATTCCATCGCGCTCGGGCATATGGGCGGCGATGCCAATACCACCGGCCTCCTCACCGCCCATGAGGACACCGCCCTTTTTCATTTCTGCCGCTATATATTTAAAACCCACCGGCTTGACGGTCACGCGGCAACCGAGCGCCTCGGCAATACGGCGTACGAGCGTCGAACACGAGAGATTGACGACGATACGGCCCTCAAGATTTCGGAACTGCACGAGATCGCCCAGTACGAGCGCCATGATCTGATGTGGGTGTATATATCTACCGCGCTCATCGACCGCTCCGATGCGATCGGCATCGCCGTCGGTCACCAACCCGGCGCACGCTCCGTCCTCGACAACAGTTCGTTCGCAGGCATCCACCCACGGCTCGACCGGGTCGGGGCAAATATCCTCTTGACCGGATTCCTGTCCGGCATGTATCTCGTGGACCTCGACGCCAAGCTCGCGCAGCAGGTCGGCAAGATAGCCCTGGGCCGCACCGCCCATGGGGTCAACCACCACACGCAGGTGGGCGGCTCGAATGGCGCACGAATCGACAAACGATGCCACCGCCTGCATATAGTCAGGGATAATATCTGCGGTGCGGTAGTGTCCCTCGATCCCCATCGGCTCAGGAGCCATGGTATCTTCGAGCTCTTCGATGACATCCTGGTTGGCCGTCGAGCCGTCTCCCATGCGCAGCTTAAGACACAGATAGCCCTGTGGATGATGGGACCCCGTCACCATGAGTGCGCCGCAGGCATCGCCGTCATATGCCGCCGCCCACGTAAGGGCAGGGGTCGGGACAGGCCGAGATGCGAGCACGGCATCCAATCCG
Proteins encoded in this region:
- a CDS encoding phosphoglucomutase/phosphomannomutase family protein; amino-acid sequence: MCAIIHFGTDGWRARVDEDFTVDNVARIADAVGELWQKTNPGKTVYIGFDTRPQAHEFAELAAGVLAAHGLDAVLASRPVPTPALTWAAAYDGDACGALMVTGSHHPQGYLCLKLRMGDGSTANQDVIEELEDTMAPEPMGIEGHYRTADIIPDYMQAVASFVDSCAIRAAHLRVVVDPMGGAAQGYLADLLRELGVEVHEIHAGQESGQEDICPDPVEPWVDACERTVVEDGACAGLVTDGDADRIGAVDERGRYIHPHQIMALVLGDLVQFRNLEGRIVVNLSCSTLVRRIAEALGCRVTVKPVGFKYIAAEMKKGGVLMGGEEAGGIGIAAHMPERDGILACLILCELMAKTGAPLGVLVDQLEASFGKTSYGRRDLRLEAEDAESLRTLLPGINPKSICGKVPQSVSHMDGLRLAFEDDTWLLVRPSGTEPVVRVYAEGFSVEERDELLDAGCALARGAYPL